From Planococcus halocryophilus, the proteins below share one genomic window:
- the galU gene encoding UTP--glucose-1-phosphate uridylyltransferase GalU, producing the protein MKKVTKAIIPAAGLGTRFLPVTKAMPKEMLPIVDKPTIQYIVEEAIASGIEDIIIVTGKGKRAIEDHFDKNFELEDNLFKKGKFELLEKVQHTSNVEIHYIRQKEPKGLGHAVWSARKFIGNEPFAVLLGDDIVKAEKPCLKQLIDQYDKMQSSIIGVQQVPDNETHRYGIIDPSAVDGRCYEVSNFVEKPKPGTAPSNLAIMGRYILEPEIFEFLGNQSAGAGGEIQLTDAIQKLNEVQNVFAYDFEGKRYDVGEMLGFLRTTIEFALDSPEFGQDIENIINELMAGKSATPLF; encoded by the coding sequence ATGAAAAAAGTCACAAAGGCAATCATTCCAGCAGCAGGTCTAGGTACTCGATTTCTTCCAGTAACAAAAGCGATGCCCAAAGAAATGTTACCAATCGTCGATAAACCGACAATTCAATACATTGTAGAAGAAGCGATCGCTTCTGGTATTGAAGATATCATTATTGTCACCGGCAAAGGCAAACGTGCTATTGAAGATCATTTTGATAAGAATTTTGAGTTAGAAGACAATTTATTTAAAAAAGGTAAATTTGAACTTCTTGAAAAAGTTCAACACACCTCTAATGTGGAAATCCATTATATTCGTCAAAAAGAACCAAAAGGTTTAGGGCATGCGGTTTGGAGTGCACGTAAGTTTATCGGAAATGAACCTTTCGCGGTGTTATTAGGGGATGACATTGTAAAAGCTGAAAAACCTTGCTTAAAGCAATTAATCGATCAATACGACAAAATGCAATCATCTATTATTGGGGTTCAGCAGGTTCCTGATAACGAAACTCACCGATACGGCATTATCGATCCAAGCGCAGTGGATGGGCGTTGTTATGAGGTTAGTAACTTTGTAGAAAAACCAAAGCCAGGAACTGCTCCTTCGAACTTGGCGATTATGGGACGTTACATTTTAGAACCTGAAATATTTGAATTTTTAGGCAATCAAAGTGCGGGTGCAGGAGGAGAAATCCAACTTACAGACGCCATTCAAAAGCTTAACGAAGTTCAAAATGTCTTTGCCTATGATTTTGAAGGCAAACGTTATGACGTAGGTGAGATGCTTGGGTTCTTGCGGACAACTATTGAGTTCGCGTTAGATAGCCCAGAGTTCGGACAAGATATAGAAAACATCATTAACGAATTGATGGCTGGAAAATCAGCTACACCACTATTTTAG
- the manA gene encoding mannose-6-phosphate isomerase, class I, whose amino-acid sequence MYKEPVFLKPVFQERIWGGGKLQELFNYDIPSQTTGEAWVISAHENGPSIVMNGELEGKNLSEVWRNYPQLFGCDITDREFPLLVKILDAHDQLSVQVHPDDHYADESIHKPCGKTECWYILDCEEDAEIIIGHQAQSREEFQQLVGRGEWSKLFQSLKVKKGDFVYVPSGTVHSIGKGIVILETQQSSDITFRLYDYDRVDHEGKKRELHLEQAMAVMTCPHKQVVQDNLKESMNNLESTRLIEGEYFTVYHWKLGGRAEVPLTTGFLLVSVINGTGQIVTKESVSTVKKGDNFIVPATIGDYFIDGDLEMIVSHT is encoded by the coding sequence ATGTATAAGGAACCCGTTTTTTTAAAACCAGTATTCCAAGAACGAATTTGGGGTGGCGGTAAGCTGCAAGAGCTTTTTAATTACGATATTCCATCGCAGACGACTGGTGAAGCGTGGGTTATATCTGCTCACGAAAATGGACCTTCTATTGTCATGAATGGGGAATTAGAAGGAAAAAACTTATCGGAAGTTTGGCGGAACTATCCTCAGTTATTTGGTTGTGACATAACGGATAGAGAATTTCCGCTACTAGTAAAAATACTTGATGCACACGATCAATTGTCTGTTCAAGTACATCCGGACGATCATTACGCCGATGAATCTATTCATAAGCCGTGTGGGAAAACGGAATGTTGGTACATTTTAGATTGTGAAGAAGATGCTGAAATCATCATTGGTCACCAGGCCCAATCAAGAGAAGAATTTCAACAACTAGTTGGCCGTGGTGAATGGAGTAAGTTATTTCAAAGTCTGAAAGTAAAAAAAGGGGATTTTGTTTACGTTCCAAGTGGGACGGTACACTCTATTGGAAAAGGCATTGTGATTTTAGAAACACAACAAAGTTCCGATATTACATTCCGGCTTTATGATTACGACCGAGTTGATCATGAAGGTAAAAAACGTGAACTGCATTTAGAACAAGCGATGGCAGTAATGACTTGTCCGCACAAACAAGTTGTGCAAGATAACTTGAAAGAGAGCATGAATAATCTGGAGTCGACTCGTTTAATTGAAGGTGAATACTTTACGGTTTATCACTGGAAGCTTGGCGGGAGAGCTGAAGTGCCTTTAACAACTGGATTTTTATTAGTCAGCGTAATTAATGGAACGGGTCAAATTGTCACGAAAGAAAGTGTATCGACTGTGAAAAAAGGCGATAATTTCATCGTGCCAGCAACAATCGGTGATTATTTTATTGACGGAGATCTTGAGATGATTGTTTCTCATACTTAA
- a CDS encoding sugar phosphate nucleotidyltransferase produces the protein MRLVLLSGGSGKRLWPLSNDARSKQFLKVLSDEDGNKVSMVQRVWKQIEEIGMADNSIIATSSSQVDMIKTQLGQDVHVVTEPERRDTFPAIALAAVYLYSVQKCSIDEVVGMLPVDPYVENRFFNRVQDLEEALLSSGADLALMGVKPTYPSAKYGYIIPKNKTENSYLTVDYFKEKPTEEQAEELIEQNALWNCGVFAFKLGYIIDLLKDRGMPIEYSQLLRNYHKLPKNSFDYEVVERTNHIVSLPYDGYWKDLGTWNTLTDEMAVQVTGKGVIGKGVQNSHIVNELDIPITLLGLDNVVVAASPDGILVTDKDASTKVKEYVEGFNSRPMYEERRWGWYRVLEYTRYAEGNEVLIKRLGITAGKNLSYQMHYKRSEIWTIVKGEGIFVFNDQLSHVRTGDVIHIPLGAKHTLKATTDMEIIEVQTGSELIEEDIFRTSNEWEVIEEICKVKLTARYG, from the coding sequence ATGAGATTAGTATTATTGTCAGGAGGGTCAGGGAAACGCCTATGGCCACTTTCAAATGACGCACGATCAAAACAGTTTCTTAAAGTTTTAAGTGATGAGGATGGCAATAAAGTATCGATGGTTCAACGGGTATGGAAGCAAATTGAAGAAATAGGGATGGCTGATAATTCTATAATTGCAACTAGTAGTTCTCAAGTAGATATGATCAAAACGCAATTGGGACAAGATGTACATGTCGTTACTGAACCAGAAAGAAGAGATACATTCCCGGCGATTGCTCTTGCAGCTGTTTATCTTTATTCCGTTCAAAAATGCAGTATAGATGAAGTTGTGGGGATGTTACCGGTAGATCCTTACGTAGAAAATCGCTTTTTCAATCGTGTTCAAGATTTGGAAGAAGCTTTACTATCTTCTGGAGCAGATTTGGCGTTAATGGGAGTAAAACCTACGTATCCTTCGGCAAAATACGGTTATATTATTCCGAAGAACAAAACTGAAAATTCTTATTTAACGGTTGACTACTTTAAAGAAAAGCCAACAGAAGAACAAGCGGAAGAATTAATTGAACAAAATGCACTTTGGAACTGCGGTGTTTTTGCTTTTAAATTAGGCTATATAATTGACTTGCTTAAAGACAGAGGAATGCCTATTGAATATTCTCAATTGTTGAGAAATTATCATAAACTTCCTAAAAACAGTTTTGATTACGAAGTGGTTGAACGCACTAATCATATCGTATCGTTACCTTATGATGGTTATTGGAAAGATTTAGGGACATGGAACACGCTAACAGATGAAATGGCAGTTCAAGTGACGGGTAAAGGCGTAATCGGTAAGGGAGTACAAAATTCTCATATTGTAAACGAACTCGATATTCCGATTACTTTGCTTGGCTTGGATAATGTAGTAGTAGCGGCCAGTCCAGATGGAATTTTGGTAACAGATAAAGATGCTAGCACAAAAGTAAAAGAGTATGTGGAAGGTTTTAATAGCCGGCCAATGTACGAAGAGCGTAGGTGGGGGTGGTATCGTGTTCTGGAATATACACGATACGCTGAAGGCAATGAAGTACTCATTAAACGATTGGGTATAACTGCAGGAAAAAACCTTAGTTACCAAATGCATTATAAACGGAGTGAAATATGGACCATTGTTAAAGGTGAGGGTATTTTCGTTTTTAATGATCAATTAAGCCATGTCCGAACAGGTGATGTGATTCATATCCCGTTGGGTGCGAAACACACTTTAAAAGCAACAACCGATATGGAGATTATTGAAGTGCAAACAGGTAGTGAATTAATCGAAGAAGATATTTTCCGCACTTCAAATGAATGGGAAGTAATTGAAGAAATTTGCAAAGTGAAACTGACTGCTCGCTACGGATGA
- a CDS encoding glycosyltransferase family 4 protein has translation MIRKRKITFVINYFYPDLAATSQLMTELTKYLQHDFTITVIAAQPGYAGENHESKKLFEEGYVENIKVVRIKLPEVNKNSKISRIKYISSYFLLANIALLKEKGTDVIFTISQPPVLGGLIGTIGKLLKRSRHVYSIHDFNPEQAQAVAYTNNQTVFKIAKAIDKLNCSYADQVLVVGEDMAETLRGRFEGGKVPNHTVISNWTDEDAIVPLEKTEPKIREFLEMHGLQDKFIVMYSGNLGLYYDLENLIRVSKEFVDQPDIVFLFIGEGAIKQRIQTYALENKLKNVKFLPYQPKEFLKYSLNAADLHLVVNQKGIKGVSVPSKIYGVMAAGKPVLGVLEQGSEVQRLIFESGAGVVIEPQNYQGVTHAINYLRSLDGDELKAMGLKGRSYLEKNLTRDTSINKYRHVLQTVSDHSQPGATRPIEQ, from the coding sequence ATGATACGCAAAAGAAAAATAACCTTTGTTATTAATTACTTCTATCCGGATCTCGCAGCAACAAGCCAATTGATGACCGAACTAACAAAGTATCTCCAACATGACTTCACAATTACAGTTATTGCGGCACAACCGGGATATGCAGGAGAAAATCATGAAAGTAAAAAGCTCTTTGAAGAAGGGTACGTAGAAAATATTAAAGTGGTTCGGATCAAGCTGCCCGAAGTAAACAAAAACTCGAAAATCAGCCGAATCAAATACATCTCTTCTTATTTCTTATTAGCAAACATTGCGTTGCTCAAGGAAAAAGGGACAGATGTTATTTTTACGATTTCTCAACCACCCGTATTGGGCGGATTGATCGGAACCATCGGCAAACTACTGAAACGGTCGCGACATGTTTATAGCATTCATGATTTTAATCCTGAACAGGCACAAGCAGTAGCATATACCAACAACCAAACCGTCTTTAAAATTGCTAAAGCAATCGACAAACTAAATTGCAGTTATGCGGATCAAGTATTGGTTGTCGGGGAAGACATGGCAGAAACGTTAAGGGGTCGTTTTGAAGGCGGAAAAGTACCAAATCATACGGTCATCAGTAATTGGACAGATGAAGACGCCATTGTGCCTCTTGAGAAAACCGAGCCTAAAATCCGTGAGTTTTTAGAAATGCACGGGTTACAAGATAAATTTATCGTTATGTATTCAGGGAATCTTGGGTTGTATTATGATTTAGAAAACTTAATACGAGTGTCGAAAGAATTTGTCGATCAGCCAGATATTGTCTTCTTGTTTATCGGAGAAGGTGCCATTAAACAACGGATACAAACATATGCGTTAGAAAATAAGTTGAAGAACGTTAAATTTTTACCTTATCAACCAAAAGAATTTCTCAAGTATTCCTTAAATGCAGCTGACCTTCATTTGGTTGTTAACCAAAAGGGGATTAAAGGTGTTTCAGTACCAAGTAAAATTTATGGTGTTATGGCCGCTGGCAAACCAGTTCTTGGAGTTCTAGAACAAGGGAGCGAAGTGCAGCGCTTAATTTTTGAAAGTGGAGCGGGTGTGGTTATTGAACCTCAAAATTACCAAGGAGTAACTCACGCGATTAATTACTTGAGGAGTCTAGACGGAGACGAACTGAAAGCAATGGGCTTGAAAGGACGTTCTTATCTCGAAAAAAACTTAACAAGAGATACTTCTATCAATAAATACCGCCATGTTTTACAGACAGTGTCAGATCATTCACAGCCAGGTGCAACTCGGCCTATTGAACAATAA
- a CDS encoding glycosyltransferase family 4 protein, whose product MTETKKGDLIFVGPLPPPILGESIALQSLYNSEKLHQQYNVKKINLSKKDFEHPGALSFDKLLHDSVAIFYAGFLSLRMKKPILYISISQTKMGLLRDCVMIQACKVLGRGKVVSHLHGNNLGGTIDATSGITRKFIIYSLQKIDVGIVLGEKLTPNYRGHVKHVEVVSNGIPADFILKNEVGQGKKKGTVSLLYLSNLMFEKGYIELIKATTALIQEGHNLRLDLVGGIQNEDEFQEIKHYIAENDVDHLIQYHGLKQGEEKKRFFLESDMMALPTKYKVEGQPMSIIEGMAAGLPIISSDRGIIAELIKDCGVVIEPTVEGVKAAIKELVTNDAERMRLGRMSRDTFEEFYTEDKYTDRLVSIFDEL is encoded by the coding sequence ATGACTGAGACAAAAAAAGGGGATTTGATATTTGTTGGGCCTTTGCCTCCTCCGATACTAGGAGAAAGCATCGCTCTTCAATCCTTGTATAATTCAGAAAAACTTCACCAACAATATAATGTGAAAAAAATTAATTTAAGCAAGAAAGATTTTGAACATCCTGGTGCGCTTTCTTTTGATAAATTGCTGCATGATTCAGTAGCTATTTTTTACGCTGGCTTTTTATCACTGCGTATGAAGAAACCGATTTTGTATATTTCCATTTCGCAAACTAAAATGGGGTTGTTACGTGATTGTGTGATGATCCAAGCTTGCAAAGTTCTCGGGCGTGGTAAAGTGGTAAGTCATTTACATGGTAATAACTTAGGTGGCACGATTGACGCTACTTCTGGAATTACACGGAAATTCATCATTTATTCATTGCAAAAAATTGATGTTGGAATTGTATTAGGTGAAAAGCTAACGCCAAATTACCGCGGTCATGTCAAACATGTGGAAGTGGTATCCAACGGCATTCCTGCAGACTTTATATTGAAAAACGAAGTGGGTCAAGGGAAGAAAAAAGGAACGGTATCTCTTTTGTATTTGAGTAATCTCATGTTTGAAAAAGGCTATATTGAATTGATTAAAGCCACAACTGCGTTAATTCAAGAAGGGCATAATTTACGCTTAGATTTGGTTGGTGGAATTCAAAATGAAGATGAATTCCAAGAAATCAAGCATTATATTGCGGAGAATGATGTAGATCACTTGATACAATATCATGGGTTAAAGCAAGGGGAAGAGAAAAAACGTTTTTTCCTTGAGTCAGATATGATGGCGTTACCGACCAAATATAAAGTAGAAGGTCAACCCATGTCTATTATCGAAGGGATGGCGGCAGGATTGCCGATTATTTCTTCGGACCGAGGGATTATTGCAGAGTTGATCAAAGATTGTGGTGTGGTTATCGAACCAACGGTAGAAGGAGTAAAAGCTGCGATAAAAGAGTTGGTGACAAATGACGCAGAACGTATGCGCCTTGGCAGAATGAGTCGGGATACGTTTGAAGAATTTTATACGGAAGATAAATACACCGATCGGTTGGTGTCTATTTTTGATGAACTTTAA